In the Micromonospora narathiwatensis genome, one interval contains:
- a CDS encoding sugar phosphate isomerase/epimerase family protein, translating to MNDSTHGMSRRRMLGTIAGAAGAVAAGAAGLAPSPAFAGNGVLVPSGKRGIILYSVRDRISAAPDETGVPYGFERVLARLANIGYKEVEFAGYTQHTSILGRQITPQEIRKVLDDNGLRANGSHASVPSTVNPTTIAQFEQTLDTAEILGMTHIGTGSDPTGSNYKADWDAAADRWNTFGEMAAARGLKLYTHNHDAAYNFLLDSGPLDGQGRPTRSSGVRKLEYFFGLTNPEWVWFEMDIYWAHVAQHRYRSYTDPDGVTQTNVFDPLATVAVRTKRFPLFHAKDGTYNPASTNGYEMVPLGQGDIDYGGFFANMGAKGYHNPMWEQDTAPGGAADPGRSLRFAEISYQHMSSLRG from the coding sequence ATGAACGACAGCACACACGGGATGAGCCGACGCCGGATGCTCGGCACCATCGCCGGGGCGGCGGGCGCCGTCGCCGCCGGCGCCGCCGGCCTCGCGCCGTCGCCCGCCTTCGCGGGCAACGGCGTGCTCGTCCCGAGCGGCAAGCGGGGCATCATCCTCTACAGCGTCCGCGACCGGATCAGCGCCGCACCGGACGAGACCGGCGTGCCGTACGGGTTCGAGCGGGTGCTGGCCCGGCTCGCGAACATCGGCTACAAGGAGGTCGAGTTCGCCGGCTACACCCAGCACACCTCGATCCTCGGCCGGCAGATCACCCCGCAGGAGATCCGCAAGGTGCTCGACGACAACGGGCTGCGCGCCAACGGCTCGCACGCCTCCGTCCCGAGCACCGTGAACCCGACCACGATCGCCCAGTTCGAGCAGACGCTCGACACCGCCGAGATCCTCGGCATGACCCACATCGGCACCGGCAGCGACCCGACCGGCAGCAACTACAAGGCGGACTGGGACGCCGCCGCCGACCGGTGGAACACGTTCGGTGAGATGGCCGCCGCGCGCGGCCTGAAGCTCTACACCCACAACCACGACGCGGCGTACAACTTCCTGCTGGACAGCGGGCCGTTGGACGGGCAGGGCCGACCGACCCGGTCCTCCGGCGTCCGGAAGCTGGAGTACTTCTTCGGGCTGACCAACCCAGAGTGGGTCTGGTTCGAGATGGACATCTACTGGGCGCACGTGGCGCAGCACCGGTACCGCAGCTACACCGACCCGGACGGCGTGACGCAGACCAACGTCTTCGACCCGCTGGCCACGGTGGCGGTCCGGACCAAGCGCTTCCCGCTGTTCCACGCGAAGGACGGCACGTACAACCCGGCCTCCACGAACGGGTACGAGATGGTGCCGCTCGGCCAGGGCGACATCGACTACGGCGGCTTCTTCGCCAACATGGGCGCCAAGGGGTACCACAACCCGATGTGGGAGCAGGACACCGCGCCGGGCGGCGCCGCCGACCCGGGCCGGTCGCTGCGCTTCGCGGAGATCAGCTACCAGCACATGTCGAGTCTGCGGGGCTGA